One genomic window of Melanotaenia boesemani isolate fMelBoe1 chromosome 20, fMelBoe1.pri, whole genome shotgun sequence includes the following:
- the LOC121631339 gene encoding uncharacterized protein LOC121631339, with amino-acid sequence MLEGQWSEALASNNIRLIIRWLEKLTTEGDADLVETLRTFSCWLQRTSEFAKKELLTLCYSRCQGLWMFLDRSSFARVHMLLQRLKNLLTLAQWARKQQCTAHLWHGVGIPCVLCRDTNSSSNVRQDCWNQEHRTLNQYIWLGRLVQWWGIMGLLPKFPEPQEVKRISQMWKEMGLSHRKACAETPEWENGEMGRFNFLIEGIVIQLGREHGCIWTSDDCTDQLYPPPNLQALLKLVLVPCTDNMSVQAILMYFILDVANFLQCKDNLLQSFCHAFTIPSSFSQQIRAFWLFDHGHVKASMELLLSPKATVPWLSWQHRCIIHSLMTRKQTHMALRYLHWTSPAIETVEDAKLYADVLLQNSCVSDAWALLKKSHTQSEDMAIYFLQACKGFNLCEEALKYIPRGYSGKGGSSKVPEMKNKDCFVEMPPCPLSAKLYRHQRESTVSSQQVVKLLKKSVMEVRQPHPRISEVVWPKPAENKSDRREIFLSVQALSCPTPSLSPVDMVDEKEETAHTDDQEEEQHVINYEQTKKQEHISSSGNLSSVSASSFTSASSFPLLKHPYVYKSTVTLQRISSLIIDGENQSGEEDEEAEETETFSPADSLPDHRELILTPDGTTDLVFLSTLDKECLVDLMLSAEGDESDAKADREEEIFIADALSGTLSSESLSKEDQSDQCISSKILSVRDAIISDDFLEIKVNQKGCEDHQQEPKESLSQDLSYMPFKTTQDVVTILGQSFEEISHSGSPRMVEQDSSILPTQLNIPGSSLNLSPAHNIKATSVPSYKTDEISPKSKLQTDELCNPSTSSRPDHCKAGNWWKHNTESRASSGLLSAAEPGVMISPNKKTSPCVRGQSYTYSLVSFLDFAAKQKDGKQAEKEEPEGWRGKAPQQGAIRNGRTRTLKGKRVKRR; translated from the exons ATGCTGGAGGGTCAGTGGTCTGAAGCTTTGGCCAGCAACAACATCAGACTCATCATCCGGTGGCTAGAGAAGTTAACCACTGAAG GTGATGCTGATTTGGTGGAAACTCTGCGAACCTTTAGCTGCTGGTTACAGAGGACATCAGAGTTTGCTAAAAAGGAGTTGTTAACATTAT GCTACAGCCGCTGCCAGGGTCTGTGGATGTTCCTGGACAGGAGCTCCTTTGCTAGAGTGCACATGTTGCTCCAAAGATTAAAGAACCTACTCACCTTGGCCCAGTGGGCAAGAAAGCAGCAATGTACAGCCCATTTATGGCATG GTGTGGGCATTCCATGTGTACTTTGCAGAGACACAAACAGCTCCTCAAATGTCAGACAAGACTGCTGGAATCAAGAACACAGGACTCTGAATCAATACATTTGGCTGGGGCGACTGGTTCAGTGGTGGGGCATCATGGGCCTTCTGCCCAAGTTCCCTG AGCCCCAAGAAGTGAAGCGTATCTCTCAGATGTGGAAGGAAATGGGCCTCAGTCATCGCAAAGCCTGTGCTGAAACACCTGA GTGGGAGAATGGTGAAATGGGAAGATTTAACTTTTTGATTGAAGGCATAGTGATACAGCTCGGCAGAGAACATGGCTGCATTTGGACTTCTGATGACTGCACAGATCAGCTCTACCCTCCTCCTAATTTGCAGGCCCTGTTGAAGCTTGTGCTGGTGCCTTGCACTGACAATATGTCTGTCCAAGCTATT CTCATGTACTTTATCCTGGATGTGGCGAATTTCCTGCAGTGCAAAGATAACCTTCTCCAGTCTTTCTGCCATGCTTTCACAATTCCTTCCAGCTTCTCTCAACAAATCAGAGCCTTCTGGCTGTTTGATCACGGACATGTTAAG GCCTCCATGGAGCTATTACTTAGCCCAAAAGCCACTGTTCCCTGGCTCTCCTGGCAGCACCGTTGCATCATCCACTCTCTCATGACAAGGAAGCAGACTCACATGGCCCTAAGGTACCTCCACTGGACAAGCCCTGCCATAGAGACTGTTGAGGATGCAAAGCTATATGCAGATGTGCTTCTTCAAAACAG CTGTGTTTCTGATGCCTGGGCTCTGTTGAAGAAAAGCCACACACAAAGTGAGGATATGGCCATATACTTCCTCCAGGCTTGTAAAGGGTTTAATCTGTGTGAAGAGGCTTTGAAATACATTCCTAGGGGATACAGT GGAAAAGGGGGTAGCAGCAAAGTACCAGAGATGAAGAACAAAG ACTGTTTTGTAGAAATGCCACCCTGCCCACTGTCTGCAAAGCTGTATCGGCATCAGAGAGAAAGCACAGTGTCCTCTCAGCAAGTGGTAAAGCTACTTAAAAAGAGTGTTATGGAAGTGAGACAACCACATCCCAGGATAAG CGAGGTTGTGTGGCCAAAGCCTGCAGAGAACAAATCCGACAGGAGAGAAATATTTCTGTCAGTCCAGGCTCTGAGTTGTCCCACACCCAGCCTGTCCCCAGTGGATATGGTGGACGAAAAAGAGGAAACAGCACATACAGATGAccaagaggaggagcagcatgTTATTAATTAT GAGCAAACTAAGAAACAGGAGCACATTTCTTCTTCTGGGAATCTGAGCTCTGTCTCTGCCTCATCCTTCACCTCGGCATCATCATTTCCTCTGCTAAAACATCCATATGTGTATAAAAGCACTGTGACTCTGCAGCGAATTTCTTCTCTGATTATTGATGGAGAAAACCAAAGCggggaagaagatgaagaagcagAAGAGACTGAAACCTTCTCACCAGCTGATTCTCTGCCAGATCACCGTGAGCTGATACTGACACCAGATGGCACCACAGACCTTGTTTTTCTCAGCACCTTAGACAAAGAGTGCCTGGTGGATCTGATGCTTTCTGCAGAGG ggGATGAATCAGATGCAAAGGCTGACCGAGAAGAGGAAATATTCATTGCTGATGCACTTTCAGGAACTCTTTCTTCAGAGTCACTTAGCAAAGAGGACCAGTCAGACCAATGCATCTCTTCAAAGATTCTCAGTGTTAGGGATGCAATTATATCGGATGATTTCctggaaataaaagttaatcAG AAAGGATGTGAGGATCATCAGCAAGAACCAAAGGAATCTCTTAGTCAAGACTTATCCTATATGCCTTTTAAAACCACCCAGGATGTGGTTACTATTCTTGGCCAGAGCTTTGAGGAAATTTCACACAGTGGCTCACCAAGGATGGTTGAGCAGGACAGCTCCATCCTCCCCACACAACTTAACATCCCTGGTAGCTCTCTAAATCTCAGCCCAGCCCACAACATCAAAGCCACCTCCGTTCCTTCTTACAAGACTGATGAGATCTCCCCAAAATCCAAATTACAAACAGATGAACTCTGCAATCCGAGCACCTCATCCAGGCCTGATCATTGCAAAGCAGGCAATTGGTGGAAACACAACACAGAGAGTAGAGCTTCCAGCGGCCTCTTATCTGCTGCAGAGCCAGGTGTAATGATCTCACCGA ataaaaagacGTCTCCTTGTGTTCGAGGTCAATCATACACCTACAGTCTGGTCAGCTTTCTGGATTTCGCTGCAAAGCAAAAAGATGGCAAACAG GCAGAGAAAGAGGAGCCTGAGGGTTGGAGGGGGAAGGCTCCACAACAAGGAGCCATAAGAAACGGGAGAACACGAACCCTGAAAGGCAAACGGGTGAAGAGAAGATGA
- the LOC121631223 gene encoding transmembrane protein 179 — MAIDNLIFAQCILYFLAFVFGFIAVVPLSENTEDFGGKCLLFTRGMWQNENITVSKQRFIVEEWGPESSCSFITFVGIASLILSAVQAWRLLFFLCKGHDDSIFNAFLNLLISSLVVFTVFLSSTIVSVGFNLWCDAITEGGTMPSSCEDLQDTDLELGLDNSAFYDQFAIAQFGLWAAWLTWLGIAVIAFLKVYHNYRQEDLLDTLIHEKELLLGRSSLRDSDLKTGLI, encoded by the exons ATGGCCATCGATAATTTGATTTTCGCACAGTGCATCCTTTATTTTTTAGCCTTTGTGTTCGGGTTCATTGCCGTAGTGCCTCTTTCTGAAAACACGGAGGATTTCGGGGGAAAATGTCTGCTCTTCACGCGGGGTATGTGGCAAAATGAGAATATCACTGTGTCGAAGCAGCGCTTCATCGTAGAGGAGTGGGGACCCGAGTCTTCCTGCAGCTTCATCACTTTTGTCGGGATAGCGTCCCTCATCCTATCCGCAGTGCAGGCATGGAGGCTGCTCTTCTTTCTGTGTAAAGGACACGACGA ctccATTTTTAATGCCTTCCTCAACCTGCTGATCAGCTCCCTGGTGGTGTTCACAGTCTTCTTGTCCAGCACCATTGTCAGTGTTGGATTTAACCTGTGGTGTGATGCCATCACTGAAGGGGGAACGATGCCTAGCAG CTGCGAGGACCTGCAGGATACGGATTTAGAACTTGGGCTGGACAACTCTGCTTTTTATGACCAGTTTGCAATAGCTCAG TTTGGCCTGTGGGCTGCATGGCTCACCTGGCTTGGAATCGCAGTGATTGCCTTCCTGAAGGTCTACCACAACTACAGACAAGAGGACCTGCTGGACACTCTGATTCATGAGAAGGAACTGCTGCTTGGCCGCTCCTCACTCCGCGACTCTGACCTCAAGACTGGCCTGATCTAA
- the prph2la gene encoding photoreceptor outer segment membrane glycoprotein 2 encodes MAVLRVKFTKTKRDKLAQVLWILNWISVVTGAILFSLGLFLKVEINKRGELMAERDIQYVPNMLIAVGLIACAINFLGGKICYDCVDTTKFLRWKLIMLPYIVCTFFFTFCVLVGALMCYSMHGELEESLNLGLSQAMKFYKDTDTPGRCFLKSTVDMLQIQFQCCGNNGYKDWFQIQWISNRYLDMSQKDVVDRLRSNVEGKYLMDGVPFSCCNINSPRPCIQQQITNNSAHFNYEHQTEELNLWMKGCRQALLEYYTHIIQSIGLTVLITWLFELSVLTGVRYLQTSLENVLRQGDPNSESDGWLLENSFMETARSNLNIIKSLGKSNQIDTANNGDPNIDVPSTSKAHYGPDNVPPKQITEAS; translated from the exons ATGGCAGTTTTAAGAGTAAAGTTCACAAAAACTAAAAGGGACAAGCTGGCCCAGGTGCTGTGGATCCTCAACTGGATCTCAGTAGTTACTGGGGCTATCCTCTTCAGCCTGGGACTCTTCCTCAAGGTGGAGATCAACAAGCGTGGGGAGCTGATGGCTGAGAGGGATATCCAGTATGTACCCAACATGCTAATAGCGGTGGGCCTCATTGCTTGTGCCATCAACTTCTTGGGTGGAAAGATCTGCTACGACTGTGTGGATACAACCAAGTTCTTGCGCTGGAAGCTGATCATGCTGCCCTACATTGTTTGCaccttcttcttcaccttctgTGTGCTGGTTGGGGCGCTGATGTGTTACAGCATGCATGGGGAGCTGGAGGAGTCTCTGAACTTGGGGCTGAGTCAGGCTATGAAGTTTTACAAGGACACAGACACACCAGGGCGCTGCTTCCTGAAGAGCACCGTGGACATGCTGCAGATACAGTTCCAGTGCTGTGGAAACAATGGCTATAAAGACTGGTTTCAAATCCAGTGGATAAGCAACCGCTACCTGGATATGTCCCAAAAAGATGTGGTGGA CCGATTAAGGAGTAATGTGGAGGGGAAGTACCTGATGGATGGAGTCCCTTTTAGCTGCTGTAACATCAACTCACCCCGGCCCTGTATCCAGCAGCAGATTACCAACAACTCTGCCCACTTCAACTACGAGCACCAGACGGAGGAGTTGAACCTGTGGATGAAAGGGTGTCGCCAGGCGCTGTTGGAGTACTACACTCACATTATACAGTCTATTGGTCTCACAGTTCTCATCACCTGGCTCTTTGAG CTGTCAGTGTTGACAGGGGTTCGGTACCTACAGACCTCCCTGGAAAATGTGCTGAGACAGGGAGATCCTAACTCTGAATCCGATGGTTGGTTACTGGAAAACAGCTTCATGGAAACTGCTCGTTCCAATCTGAATATCATCAAAAGCCTCGGCAAGAGCAACCAAATAGACACAGCTAACAACGGAGATCCCAACATTGATGTCCCGTCCACCTCCAAGGCACACTATGGACCAGACAACGTTCCACCAAAGCAAATAACTGAAGCCAGCTGA